aggaagaggagaggagaaaaaatTAAAGTAGTAACTATACATAACAGTAGCAATGAACCTCCTAATAGTAAAatccaccacccaccacctccttGAAGACGGATTAAGTAAAGTAAATACATTGCAACTTACATTCTCTTACTTCTTTACATTTCTTTGTCATGAGACTTATAGCTTTTGCCCAAACACTTTTCTTACATATTAAAACTATAAACAAAATTCATGATACAACTTGTAGCATTTTAACTTTTAGCTGGATTTGTTCTTTGTAAATTGAAGTTAATGTGTTAAAACTTTGTACATTCTAGTTTCTTCGTTGATATATTATACGTAAATTTACGTTTGCCTTGATTTTAAAACCAAAACAAACATACGCACACGTTTCTAACAAATTAAGTATCTTTCAGTTTCACTTTTTGTATATTGGGTGCTAATTTTGTCTGGAGAGacatatcatttttatttttcttagttCTCTATTATATGGCTCTACTTTTCTATTGCTTTTTGAGATgatgttattattttttctattttcttctttttttttttataagcaatcaCTTTATTAAAGCACAAGTAGTGCTAAAAAGGAACAGATACAAAAAGAAcgggaaaaaagaaaagaaaaggaaattcAATGAGCAGGCTCATGAAAGTTCAAGTAAGGAGAGTGAAGAGAACCCATTTAATGACCAATTTGTTCCAAACATGCTCTAGGCTCCAGGGACCATTCAAAGAACGAGCTGTGAAAATCCTTTTCCAAGGAAGAAAGCCATTTCCAAGACTTCCATTTGATAGTATCCAAGGCATTGTTCCAATCCAGCACCTCATTTTTGAAAATCTTCAAATTTCTCCACTGCCAGAGGGACCAAACAGCAGCACTCCAAACCGTCCACCAAGCAAATTTCTGTTTCTGATTCCAACATCTAAAAGGGTGCTGAAAGAAGTGAGCTCTGATTTCATTGGGTAGAACGGTACACTCACCCAGCCATTTGTATAACTGACACCAAATGTAGTAAGCAAAACGACAAGAGAGTAGGAGATGCTCAATGGATTCAGGTTCAGCCAAACAGAATGGGCACAGAACCTCATTTTCATAGCATAGCACCTTCCTGGAGAATAAGTTCTTTCTAGTCGGAATTCGATCCCACAAAACACGCCAAACAAAAGCCTTGATATTTGAAGGTACCACCATCTTCCAGATTGAAACAAAAGCCACATCTGAAACGATAAAACCGTTACCTGTGATGATAGAGTAAGCCGACTTGACAGTAAATCCTGCAACTATATCTGGTTTCCAAATCCATCGATCCGGGACACCTCTCCTTATCTGAATTGCACTCGCATCGGTCAAGAGGGTTCCCACCCAAACCCGCTCTCTGTCATTAAGATCCCTTCGCCATGAAAGATTCCAAACCCAATTATCCTGCTGCCATACCCCCATATCCATGATCCGCGCATTCTGCTGGGTAGATAAGCGAAAAAGACGGGGAAATTTAGAGGCTAGAGTCACAGAGCCCGTCCATCTATCATGCCAAAAACTCGTTCCATTCCCTTCCCCTACTAAACGAGGGATCGCATCGGTTAACCAATCGCCGTTTGGAGCATCAAAACACAGCGATTGAACATCTCTCCACCAAGGTGAGGCGTGCCTAGATACTGGAGGGAGGGGTCTACCAAACCTTAATTTGTATTTAGCATGAATTATCCTGGCCCATAAACTACTGCAATCAGAATGCAAACGCCAACGCCACTTGCTGAGCAGTGCAATATTGAATGCACCCCAATTCTTGATTCCGAGGCCTCCAAGAGCTTTTGGCTTACAAACCACTTCCCACTTAACCCACGATATTTTCCTGCTTTGTTCGTCGATACCACCCCACAAAAACTGTCGCATAATAGAGATACAGGTCTTTCGAACACTAACTGGCATCTTGAAAACAGACAAATAGTATAACGGAATAGAGGAAAGAGTGCTATTGATCAAACAAACACGACCTCCAAACGAGAGACTCTTCCTTCTCCACGTTGAAAGCCTCTTGCGAAGCTTGGAAAGGATTGGATCCCAAAAAATTTTCCTGCGAGGGTTACCACCGATCTGGACTCCAAGATAACAGAAAGGAGGGGAAGCCAACTTACAGTTCAAAATTCTGGAAAGCACTTGCAAGTCTCTACCAACCAATGAAACACCAATCAAACTACTCTTGTGAAAATTGACCTTTAGACCCGAGGCCAACTCAAAACAGTGCAGAATGCTTTTCAAAGTAAAAGCGTTCCTCCTTGAGGCTTCTCCCAAAAACAAAGTGTCATCAGCAAATTGGAGAATAGACACGTCCACCACTCCATCCCCCTGAAAACTATACCCTTTAAATTCTTGAAGTTGGATGGCTTGCCTCATTAAGCCATTTAGCCCTTGCGCCACGATTAGGAACAAAAACGGAGCAATTGGGTCTCCTTGACGGATTCCTTTTCCCATGGAAAACTCATCCCCTGGGCTTCCATTAATGAGAACGGAGATCTTCGCGGATTCAATACAGCCTTTAATCCAAGCAATCCACCTACCATTGAAATTCATACGGCGCATCATATAGTAAAGAAAGTCCCATTGCACTGAATCGTACGCCTTCTCGAAGTCAACTTTGAAGGCCATTGATTTCTGTTTCCTACTCTTAGCGTCATGTAACCACTCATTAGCTACCACGATGCTATCCAAAGCTCCTCTTCCCTCAAGGAAGGCACTCTGACACTCATCAATAAATCTTGGCAGTACCTTCTTAATGCGGTTAGTAAGTACCTTCGAAACAATTTTATATGCGCAGCCGATCAGGGAGATTGGGCGGTAGTCTTGTAAGCCTTGAGGGCAAGCCTTCTTTGGAATGAGGGTGATGAAGGATGAATTGCACCCTTTAGGCCAATAACCTTGACGATGGAAATCATTCAAAAGGTTCTGAATATCTGCAGCCATCAAATGCCAGAATTGTTTTATGAATCAGAAGTTCATTCCGTCGGGGCCAGGGCTTTTGTCACTTCCACACTGCCATACAGCTTCCCTTACTTCCATAGGGTCAAATTCTGCAATCAGAGATGTATTATCAGCAGCTGAAATCTGTCTAAATGGAACACCATCAAGACTCAGCGATAGTCGATCCCCGCGACTGAATTTCCCCTCAAAAAAATCCTTAGCACCGTTCTTGACTAGTACAGGGTCGTTAATCCAGACACCatcaatttccatgcccaaaaCTGAGTTTGCATTTCTTCTCCAATTCATAAACGAATGGAAGAACTTAGTATTTGAATCACCTTCCCTAATCCAGTTGCATCGTGATTTTTGCTGCAAAAGAGACTCATTTGATTTTGCCAAACGCCAATACTCTGCTTGCCAAGTCCGACGCTGATTTTGTTCCTCCATGCTTAGCCCAACTTCCTCAAGTTTTTCATCAAGGCTCTGAATCTTTCTCAGAATCTCCTTGCTGTTTCTCTGTATGTCACCAAAAACTTCACTATTCCATGTTCTTAGGCAGGCCTTGATCCTCTTGAGCTTTTCCTTTAGCACAAAAGCTCCAGTACCTGAAAAGCAGAAACTTTCCCACTCTTTTGAAACAAATTTTGCAAACCTGGGATCAGAGAACCAACAATTAAGGACCTTGAAAGGTTTCGGACCTTTTATTGCTACTCTCTAGTGACGTTTATATGCTGGTTAGTGTTTATTGAACTCAATATACGTATATATctcttttaaaaatattaattatatctAATATTTTTCACAGTTTGTGCCTTTGAATAACTAAATTTTCTTCGAAGTCATATGCACTTTAGTCTTGGCCCCCTAATGTTAGAATCTTGCCTCCGCCACTGAGTCTGAGGACATTTTTTGGAAAATTTTCTGACGAGGAACGATTTTCAAATCTTggagaaagttcagggacgATTATCTaatttaacccaaaaaaatatGCTTGTATGGAATATCAGAAGaactaaaatataataaaatcttcatctcaaatcatcttcaaccatcctcatcttcttccatcTTCAACACCCTAAccttaaaaacctagaaatTTGTCCTCCTCATAGCTTTCAATTTCAAAAACTAGACCTTCTTCATTAATGTTCAAACATAcgtaaaacccaaaaaatcaaaaCATCAAAACCCACAACACCAACACCATAGTGGCCATCCTTAGTAAATTAAACCTCGAGTCTTTCCTATCTTTAGCAAATTAATcaattaaatgtttaattataaGATATTCTAGCTCATCCACGAAACTGAGTTGGTTTGACAATGCAGAAAACACAAACCATACTTCCCAATCTTACCCAGAAAGAACTCTCTTTCCAATCTCAACTCAAATCTGAAGGATGTCAaagcaagaaggaaaaagaggaagTACACCACCAGCCCCTTGGAAGCACGCAGCCCACGAACGCCACACCACAAAGCCTCCATCAAACCACGCGTCGTGTCACCGCATCGGAGTCGATATCACCACGTCGTTAGTCTCCATCGAGTCACCTTTCTAGGTCTTTACATACCCATATCATAGCACATCACTGATGTCTAGATTCAAAgttccaaaaaacaaaaataaggtATTTTACAGGGACGAAAAAGCTAATTAAGCCTTTCAATTAGTTTACTACAGTTTTGGATTCATTGGTTGATTTGCCACATAATGTAAAGCCTCTTTTGGTCTTCACCACTGCTCGAATCGGTGAGCGCACTACAACATTTTAATCCTATGGCAACTCTAATGCATTGCTAAGGTGGAGGCTATACAATGTTAGGAAACAATTTtgctttttgttgttttaagcATATAAAAATGCATACTTAAAAGCACCATATATAAAATCTTTCTCTAAAATGTGCCGAGCGATTATTTcacatattatttgaaaaaacaacaatgatatatacacacctcactttctaaacacttcattttcactcatttttatttctatctctctccttttatcatctatcacatctcaaattttctctctcttactttttcttttcttcctatctctctcatcctccacctctctccacctcatcttagaggtgtgaacatagcattattttttgaaaaaagcaGAGTCGTTGCATATGTTATGATTATTAAATTGTCAACATCGCTCATATATAACCGTTTTCTAATGGTAAACTTTTTAGCACCTAAAACTTTAATTTCCTACTTCtagaatatttatatttaattaattaaagattttcGACAAAAAAATTGTTACTAAAAAATGTAAACAAAAGAACATGGGTTGACTCTCACCTTAGAAATCTGAATCGTGATTCACACCTTGAGAGATTCCTCACCATCGTGTCCCAGGGTTTCGTCTTGCATCACCGCTGCGCATCGATAATCTTCACCGCCACTGTGACCCTTCGAGCGAATCTAACCCTCTCAACCTTCAGTTACGTTCTTTTTCTCACTCATATCACTGCAATTGTTCACTTGATCAATCGCTACATGCAAAGTGTTTATATATAGTAAGTGTTTATGTAATTAATCGCTACATGGATTGTTTAAAAGAATTCTAATAGCTCACCTCATTCGCTACATGCAAAGTGTTTTGCTTGGATTTTGAATCTTGATTCCAATGCattgttaagttcaaaacgCTAAATgtatcgtttatcatattttgaatgagaaaaattttcaagagtataaaTAAACTGATTGAATACATCATATGAAATGTATTTCAAGAAATCACCTCATACCCCTCATGCTATATCGTCTAAAGAAGCAATGAAAGATGATGACAAGAAGACAAAGTAGAGACTGGTTAAAGCGTAGAAGACTATAAAAAAGTCAACTCAGTCAAGTACAAGCAAGGTCAAAGCAACAAGAACATACGACACAAAGAAAGGAAGTCAAACATGCTACATCGTCTGAGTATCAACATAGAAGAGATTGGTCAAAGCAGCAGGAAAACCTGGATAATCAAAGGAATGAAGAATCTGCTGAATGGATCAACTAGAAGAAGAATAGGCAAAGTTTCAAGGCATCATGGAAAGAATGATATATCCATCAGATCGCCTATccagagaaagaagaagaagagatcaagttacaagaagatTCAAATCATTTAGATTATCTTCACTAGGACAAGCTCAAGTATCTAGCTCATATATACAAGAACAGTCAAAGCTTCGGAACTACAAATGCAAGATCAAGCAAAGCTTCAAGACTAATTCACAGTAGAAGAATAAATCAAAGGCTTCAAGGACAAATTATGCAAGAACAATCCAAGTTATCGGATCGTCTAAGAATACTACACTCGACATCTATGGTTCAACGTCTATCTCAAGTCTGATAAAAGGAAGCGATGATTGGAGAAAAGAGCACCCTTATCAAATGGAAATATCTCTGACATTCGtgaggagaaagtcaagtgctaGGAAATCATGTGATACTCTACAAAGCACTTTGAGCAAGGAAACTAGTACAACATGTCAACATcaaagtttcctctttctctctcatgcaagaaatgaagaaatgaaGTAAAGCTTATTGTCTACACCTACAAACATCAATCTGATTTAAGCAACACAAGACAATCtgtttctgaagaagaagaacttgGCCAAAGCTGAGCCTCAACTATTGAATAACCAACTGAAGAAGGGAATGAACCATGCGCTGAACTGATAAATCTTCTAAAAGTAGAATGACTAAAGAAAGTGACATCGTCTGTTGAAAAGAAGATCGATGAGTGCAGAACGTCTGAAGCAACCAACGTCTATCATATGAAGACTGCAGTATCATaagatagaaaagaaaaatgagctCAATAGAAGATAATCTGAAAGTAAAGTAGAATGATCGAAGAAAGATCGTCTGATGAAAGGGAAGACGATAGATGCATAAAAGATCATCTGGACAAGAAAGCTTATATTCAAAGAAATCCACAAGTCAAATCAATATACTTCCTGTTGAGAGAAGAAGCCAATAAAGCTTTGTGCAGAAGTTTGAAAGAAGAAATTACATATCTTCCACAAACGCTATGATGAAGAAAAAGGTATCGTGGTGTCTGAAGTTGATAAGAGTAGCACAAGAAAGGGTATTTGAATTGTGCCCACTAAAAATCTTGGTTTTACAAACGATATAAAGATTTGTCATCATCGTTGGTATCGTTTGGTGCAGTGGAAGTGTAAGAGCAGAGGAGTAAACGATGCACACAAacatttttatcctggtttaTCCCCTAAATGATAGGGCTACATCCAGCCCTTGGCATTgccaagatttcactaagctCAAGTATCAAAGACTTAtccatacaagtattagacatgatttctcccaacaagtattgttgtacatgcctcttcaggcataaAAGGTATTCTTTTACCTTTGCCTCTCCAAGCATAACGAGTATTGTTTCAGCATTGCCTCCCCAAGCATTGAGTATAAGTGAAAGCCTCTCCAGGCAAGTATTGTGTCTctctgttggtaaatccgcaagtgtacgaatccatccggttttaattatcgaaccacagggattgtgagtgactaaattcggttttagccttgagtatgaatgtttgttttattgaattagagatatgtcgaagtagtaataaggaaaaggaaaataaaaagacaattcagaaattaacatgctttgggttcttgctcaactagtcaattcaagcacatcattctaagcacatgaactcatgaatctctcttGATGATATATCCTAGTTACTCACTtcttgattcctcacataagcaattctctcatactaaaagctaagcccaattccttgtgtacttagtcatttatatgaggttttagatcatgcaatttcaggccaacaaaccccaacccttcctctattcctagtagccaagatagaaggggcaatcccaaatcggttccctaatctataacaaacttccattctgattatagaaaagcattaagcaagcatgcatacaagcttagattgaaattcagaaaatgggattcaaggaaagaagaagaacatgtgggaaagaagttaagattataacttaaagattaaaagtcttacatgaaaaccaaagcataagaagagagattagtcaagcatgcttggctaagaacctaaattacaagcttggaagccttctcccactctcctagatgatcctctacctctgaattttacaaagtatgaaaagatacaaaagaaaatgactagaatcttatttataggcaaaagggGCGTGTTTTCTGCCACCAGGGCGCTCAAGGGCCAGACCAAGGCACTCAAGCGCCAGCATCAGATGCTGGCAGAAAACACCTACTGTTTagctggcgctcaggcgccagacAGGGGCACCTGAGCGCCCTTGCTCGCCCAAAAACCCCTTGAACTTCATTTTTACTCCGTTTTAAAGCCTCCTTCAAgtctccaagcctctagaccttccctcttcaACCGTTACAGcctgaaaacttgatgacaaagctTGAGGAAAACATCAAGTaacttaaaggtcagttttgcacaaaggctccaaaacaagtgaaAATTACCTAAGACtcctaatctctaataaaatgcaactaaagcccttataaaactacaaaattaataaactaatgcaaatgcacaaataaaagtaaaaatgcatgagaatgcatgaaacactgtatgagactcaacaaaaagactcaaaataagcaaggaaatgaccctaaaaacattACTAAATctgggtcatcacaccactatactcaacgacagctcgccctcgagcgtcactaagattagcttgccctcaagcacaaataattactcccaacacacatgccaaaagtgggatacattttcagaaaactgggggatcaagtaaatgtagttagttccaagtttaagatcaagttttgatcaagtagtacaactctatgttttgatgattacatgttaaatattgtgtatgaacaattatggtactctaacgttgttttctgagtattttaatgacaggctctgactctgatctaattacacataaatcagaagcactatgctcaaagagtaacctacgtaacgctttcgcactcactatattcaatctgaacagtagaataagcttcagaagatatgaagatagttaagctctgatatggattcagttcacttgaagttctgaagaccagaagctctgaaggttcagaagctctgaaggtccagaggctctgaaggtccaaaagctctgaaggtccagaagctgagaagtgaagactctgaagtccgaaagtaagctggctctgaagaccaagtacttctcctctgagtccagaagcagaagttacaaaggtcagaggatccaagcttccctctgactctgatcaccaagcttcacaagttccaacatgaagcgtcgctctgatcagaagtcatctaggttaaaggtcaagtcgctatccaagtacaaaagcaactgtactattcctgacgaccttacctaacttattcagccatagcagaacctggaaatcccagatctgccctccaactgtagcattccatgcaaacgtccaaaccctaatccttggagtatataaagaggctgaagatgaaagatgctgcCTAAGAAGAAAGCTCACGTGATATAAAAATATTCTCttatcaatctttc
This is a stretch of genomic DNA from Lotus japonicus ecotype B-129 chromosome 1, LjGifu_v1.2. It encodes these proteins:
- the LOC130739795 gene encoding uncharacterized protein LOC130739795, with amino-acid sequence MEALWCGVRGLRASKGLVVYFLFFLLALTSFRFELRLEREFFLGKIGKYGTGAFVLKEKLKRIKACLRTWNSEVFGDIQRNSKEILRKIQSLDEKLEEVGLSMEEQNQRRTWQAEYWRLAKSNESLLQQKSRCNWIREGDSNTKFFHSFMNWRRNANSVLGMEIDGVWINDPVLVKNGAKDFFEGKFSRGDRLSLSLDGVPFRQISAADNTSLIAEFDPMEVREAVWQCGSDKSPGPDGMNF